The following are encoded together in the Aciduricibacillus chroicocephali genome:
- a CDS encoding chromate transporter: MANNKEIFMAFFRAGMLGFGGGLSAIPFMHREVVTKYGWLDDEEFGDILALANTLPGPINTKLAGYIGWRLTGFGGLIIGIAATIFPTAILLILLLTVLNAYKDRSWVQGMAQGVIPVAGVMIGVLAIDFAKKSKKSMGWIRAITLIAFSILIMLILGLHPALLIVMLIAAALLSPGKKREEQVDK, encoded by the coding sequence ATGGCGAACAATAAAGAAATTTTCATGGCTTTCTTCCGAGCCGGGATGCTCGGTTTCGGAGGGGGACTTTCAGCAATTCCATTCATGCACCGGGAAGTTGTAACGAAGTATGGTTGGCTGGATGATGAAGAATTTGGAGATATATTAGCGCTGGCCAATACACTTCCAGGGCCAATTAATACAAAACTTGCCGGCTATATCGGTTGGCGGTTAACTGGATTTGGAGGGCTGATTATTGGGATAGCCGCTACAATTTTCCCGACAGCTATTCTCCTCATTCTCTTGCTTACAGTTCTGAACGCATACAAGGATCGAAGTTGGGTTCAAGGAATGGCACAAGGTGTCATACCTGTAGCTGGCGTCATGATCGGTGTACTCGCAATCGATTTTGCGAAAAAGTCAAAGAAGTCGATGGGGTGGATTCGGGCGATTACCCTGATCGCGTTCAGTATACTGATTATGCTTATTCTTGGTCTCCATCCAGCATTGCTTATAGTCATGCTTATTGCAGCTGCACTGCTGTCCCCGGGGAAAAAACGTGAAGAGCAGGTGGATAAATGA
- a CDS encoding DMT family transporter, which yields MGVLFAVLSAFSFAINNVIIKKGARGSKSNNGFYITVLMNAILLGICFFIAVLIQKEPFQISWHAIPFFMLAGLCTTGLGRMTLYSSILRVGPSKASAVRNSTPVFTTLFAIIVLHEKISLIPGIGMLLLIGGVLIAGYGFVKDGNRSKTDLANTDLSKQAMIGYGLAIFSAAIFGIGQGLRKQGLNIMDDAFFGACAGAITSLIFIILLQAGKGKLRETIAGVKKDFNAYFLIAGALTSIGPLLFFLAASTLQVSYVSAIAAAEPLITTVVSAFFIKHQETITPGTWLTVLMIFSGTAIIALFAS from the coding sequence ATGGGTGTGCTGTTTGCTGTATTATCTGCTTTTTCCTTTGCTATAAACAATGTCATTATTAAAAAGGGAGCCCGCGGTTCAAAGAGTAACAATGGATTCTATATAACGGTACTTATGAATGCAATATTACTCGGGATTTGCTTCTTTATCGCTGTTCTTATACAAAAGGAACCGTTCCAGATTAGCTGGCATGCTATTCCTTTCTTCATGCTCGCAGGTCTATGTACAACAGGCTTGGGGAGGATGACGCTTTATTCAAGTATTTTGCGTGTTGGTCCATCAAAAGCATCCGCAGTTCGGAACTCTACTCCGGTATTTACAACTTTGTTTGCGATTATTGTCTTACATGAAAAGATTTCCCTGATTCCGGGAATAGGCATGCTGCTATTAATTGGTGGAGTACTTATTGCGGGTTATGGCTTTGTGAAGGACGGCAATCGATCCAAAACAGATCTTGCAAATACTGATTTAAGCAAACAGGCTATGATTGGATATGGATTGGCCATTTTCTCAGCCGCTATTTTTGGAATCGGCCAAGGATTACGCAAACAAGGGCTAAATATTATGGACGATGCTTTTTTTGGAGCTTGTGCTGGAGCGATTACGTCTCTGATATTTATTATTTTGCTGCAGGCAGGGAAGGGCAAACTGAGGGAAACAATTGCAGGCGTCAAGAAAGATTTCAATGCGTACTTTCTGATTGCAGGGGCTTTAACAAGCATTGGACCGTTGCTATTCTTCCTTGCCGCCTCAACTCTTCAAGTTTCCTACGTTAGTGCAATTGCAGCTGCAGAGCCGTTGATTACAACAGTCGTCAGTGCTTTTTTCATCAAGCATCAGGAAACGATTACTCCTGGAACATGGCTTACCGTACTAATGATTTTCTCCGGAACTGCAATTATTGCTCTATTCGCTAGTTAA
- the uraA gene encoding uracil permease, whose protein sequence is MAQREIQVDERPPLLQSLPLSLQHLFAMFGSTVLVPVLFGVDPATILLMNGIGTLLYIFSTKGKIPAYLGSSFAFISPVTVVLGKYSGLEGFSYALGGFFFIGVALVIFGIIIRFVGTGWISVIFPPAAMGAIVAVIGLEILPVGAQMAGLIKPAGAGQNWSPDTATITVSLLTLGITIICWVTMRGFLKIIPILLGIIAGYIISFFYGMVDFSQVAAAPWLTTPTFYHIKFNWQDIAIILPAAFVLLPEHIGHLIVTSNLVKKDLVKDPGLDRSILSNGVSTMISSLLGSTPNTTYGENIGVLAISRVYSTWVIGGAAVFAILLSFCGKISMLIRIIPAPVMGGISLLLFGIIAVSGLRMLVEAQVDYNKSQNLILTCVVLAIGVSGATIHLGSVELKGMGLATIVAIVVSLFFKLLEVFKLTNDES, encoded by the coding sequence ATGGCTCAAAGAGAAATTCAAGTAGATGAAAGACCACCGCTTTTACAAAGTTTACCGCTCAGCTTGCAGCATCTGTTCGCAATGTTCGGTTCCACTGTGCTTGTTCCGGTGTTATTCGGTGTCGATCCAGCAACGATTCTACTTATGAATGGAATCGGTACATTGCTGTATATCTTCTCGACAAAAGGAAAAATCCCGGCTTATCTTGGTTCCAGCTTCGCATTTATCTCCCCGGTAACCGTCGTCTTGGGAAAATATTCTGGTTTAGAAGGATTCAGCTATGCGCTTGGTGGTTTCTTCTTCATCGGTGTCGCACTTGTAATCTTCGGAATTATTATTCGCTTTGTCGGTACAGGGTGGATTAGCGTTATTTTCCCGCCTGCAGCGATGGGAGCGATTGTAGCAGTCATCGGTCTGGAGATTCTCCCTGTCGGAGCCCAAATGGCAGGATTGATCAAGCCCGCGGGCGCTGGACAAAACTGGTCGCCGGATACTGCAACTATTACCGTGTCTTTGCTTACACTCGGCATTACGATCATTTGCTGGGTCACAATGCGCGGGTTCCTAAAAATTATTCCGATTCTTCTTGGTATCATCGCTGGTTATATCATTTCATTTTTCTATGGAATGGTAGATTTCAGTCAAGTTGCTGCTGCACCTTGGCTTACAACACCAACTTTCTATCATATCAAGTTCAATTGGCAAGATATCGCGATTATTTTACCCGCGGCCTTTGTGCTTCTGCCAGAGCATATTGGTCACCTAATCGTTACAAGTAATCTTGTGAAGAAAGATCTTGTTAAAGACCCTGGTCTTGACCGTTCCATTTTGAGCAATGGTGTATCTACGATGATTTCGAGCCTTCTCGGATCCACTCCGAATACAACGTATGGTGAAAATATTGGAGTGTTGGCCATTTCTCGCGTGTATTCAACTTGGGTTATCGGTGGAGCGGCAGTGTTTGCGATTCTGTTATCGTTCTGCGGCAAAATTTCTATGCTTATCAGGATTATTCCTGCACCGGTAATGGGAGGCATATCCCTACTGCTCTTCGGCATTATTGCAGTAAGCGGTTTGCGAATGCTCGTTGAAGCGCAGGTAGACTATAATAAGTCTCAGAATCTTATTTTGACATGTGTAGTACTTGCAATTGGTGTAAGTGGTGCGACAATCCATCTTGGTTCCGTCGAGTTGAAAGGAATGGGGCTTGCTACAATTGTTGCAATTGTTGTCAGCTTATTCTTCAAACTGCTGGAAGTATTCAAATTGACTAATGATGAATCTTGA
- a CDS encoding DUF72 domain-containing protein has translation MIKIGVTGWGDHDTLYKPGTKSTDKLKEYGAHFPIVELDASFYAVQPERNNRKWLRDTPDTFQFIVKAYQGMTGHQRGDIPFNTKEEMFDAFKLMIGPYEETGKLACVLFQFPPWFDCRKEHVDYLRWCKRQMNQTPCALEFRHESWYLPGRRESTLEFIRKEGWIHTICDEPQAGEKSIPIVLEAGAGDRVFVRFHGRNVHGWNKVGNDQHWREVRYLYRYNEAELKDWANKLKELERQCGNVYAVFNNNSGGDAADNAKQMIDLLGLEYDDLAPKQLDLF, from the coding sequence ATGATCAAGATTGGAGTTACCGGCTGGGGAGATCATGACACACTTTACAAGCCAGGTACTAAGTCAACGGATAAACTGAAGGAATATGGTGCTCATTTTCCGATTGTTGAGCTTGATGCAAGCTTTTATGCCGTACAGCCAGAGCGTAATAATCGAAAATGGCTGCGGGATACACCTGATACCTTTCAATTTATAGTGAAAGCTTACCAGGGGATGACAGGACATCAACGCGGTGACATCCCTTTTAACACGAAGGAAGAGATGTTCGATGCGTTTAAGTTGATGATTGGTCCTTATGAAGAAACGGGCAAACTTGCTTGTGTGCTCTTCCAGTTCCCGCCATGGTTTGACTGCCGAAAGGAGCACGTAGATTATTTGCGCTGGTGCAAACGACAGATGAATCAAACGCCCTGTGCGCTTGAATTTCGTCACGAATCCTGGTATTTGCCTGGTAGAAGAGAGTCAACTTTGGAATTTATCCGCAAAGAAGGGTGGATTCATACGATTTGTGATGAACCGCAGGCAGGTGAGAAGTCAATTCCAATCGTTCTGGAGGCTGGAGCGGGTGATCGTGTGTTCGTTCGTTTCCATGGACGCAATGTTCATGGCTGGAATAAGGTCGGCAATGATCAGCATTGGCGAGAAGTACGTTATCTGTACAGATATAATGAGGCAGAGTTGAAAGACTGGGCGAATAAATTAAAGGAACTGGAAAGGCAATGTGGTAATGTTTATGCTGTTTTCAATAACAATTCGGGCGGCGACGCAGCTGACAATGCCAAGCAAATGATTGACTTGCTCGGATTGGAATATGATGATTTGGCGCCGAAACAGCTTGACTTGTTTTAG
- a CDS encoding YaiI/YqxD family protein — protein sequence MKVFVDADACPVKAIVQEEVLKRHLPLIFVTSYAHFSNQPPPDGVEVVYVDTGADAADYRIMQLALRGDLIVTQDYGLASLALAKGCTVLHHSGFEYTQENIGQLLESRHFSAKMRRSGLRTKGPKPFTAEERNRFRQLLQKLLDVRLTSE from the coding sequence TTGAAAGTTTTTGTAGATGCTGATGCTTGCCCTGTTAAAGCAATAGTCCAAGAAGAGGTGTTGAAACGCCATCTTCCCCTTATATTTGTAACAAGCTATGCGCATTTCTCCAATCAACCGCCTCCCGACGGAGTTGAAGTGGTATACGTTGATACTGGAGCCGATGCAGCAGATTATCGCATCATGCAACTGGCCCTGAGAGGAGATCTTATTGTCACTCAAGATTATGGTCTCGCTTCACTGGCACTGGCTAAAGGTTGTACTGTACTCCATCATAGTGGATTCGAATACACCCAGGAGAACATCGGCCAATTGTTGGAATCTAGACATTTCAGTGCGAAGATGCGTCGCAGTGGCTTGCGTACAAAAGGACCAAAACCATTTACAGCCGAGGAACGAAATAGGTTCAGACAGCTCTTGCAAAAGTTGCTCGATGTTAGATTAACTAGCGAATAG
- the allC gene encoding allantoate deiminase gives MGELNLEKEISDLVEWLASYGADSKGGVSRLLYDENWVKAQDALKEHFEQIGMVTKYDEVGNLFGKMEGSEFKDETVATGSHVDSVKFGGKLDGAFGILASYLAVKYLKEKFGQPKRNIEVVSIAEEEGSRFPFTFWGSKNIVGKVDASEVRDIKDQEGVNFVDAMKQAGFGYKTSDEGIPADWKQWLEIHIEQGGVLEIEKIPVGIVQHIVGQNRYTVEIKGEANHAGTTPMKYRKDAGVAAAKIITMIQEQAKDFGEPMVATVGSIEFVPGTVNVVPGQANFSIDIRHTHKDQISSFAEKMTEKMERIAEEEGCEISINLYMEEDPVPMDPSIVQTIVDQCDGQGLSYKLMHSGAGHDTQRFAPLVPSAMIFVPSRGGISHNPAEFTYPREMAEGVKVLALALHKLAY, from the coding sequence ATGGGTGAATTGAACCTGGAAAAAGAAATATCGGATTTGGTAGAATGGCTTGCGAGCTATGGTGCAGATTCGAAAGGTGGCGTATCACGTCTTCTTTATGATGAGAATTGGGTTAAAGCACAAGATGCCCTTAAAGAACACTTTGAACAAATCGGAATGGTAACTAAATATGACGAGGTTGGTAACCTTTTCGGTAAAATGGAAGGCTCCGAGTTCAAAGATGAAACTGTAGCAACAGGATCCCATGTCGACTCTGTTAAATTTGGAGGCAAGTTGGATGGTGCGTTCGGTATTCTTGCGAGCTACCTGGCTGTCAAGTATCTTAAAGAGAAGTTCGGTCAGCCGAAACGCAACATTGAAGTCGTTTCAATTGCCGAAGAAGAGGGAAGCCGTTTCCCATTCACATTCTGGGGATCCAAGAACATTGTTGGCAAAGTTGACGCTAGCGAAGTCCGTGATATCAAGGACCAGGAAGGTGTCAATTTTGTAGATGCAATGAAACAGGCAGGATTTGGCTACAAAACATCTGACGAAGGTATTCCAGCAGACTGGAAGCAATGGCTTGAAATCCACATCGAGCAAGGCGGCGTCCTTGAAATCGAGAAGATTCCAGTCGGTATTGTACAGCATATCGTCGGTCAGAATCGCTACACTGTAGAGATTAAGGGTGAGGCGAACCATGCTGGAACAACACCAATGAAATATCGTAAAGATGCTGGTGTTGCTGCAGCAAAAATCATCACTATGATTCAGGAACAAGCGAAAGATTTTGGTGAGCCAATGGTTGCAACTGTAGGTTCAATCGAGTTCGTTCCGGGTACAGTTAACGTTGTTCCTGGACAAGCAAACTTCTCCATTGATATCCGTCATACGCATAAGGATCAAATCTCTTCCTTCGCGGAAAAAATGACAGAGAAAATGGAAAGAATTGCTGAAGAAGAAGGTTGTGAAATCAGCATTAACCTTTACATGGAAGAAGATCCGGTACCAATGGATCCAAGCATTGTCCAGACAATTGTGGATCAGTGCGATGGGCAGGGCCTTTCTTATAAATTGATGCATAGCGGCGCCGGTCACGATACACAGCGTTTTGCTCCACTCGTGCCATCGGCTATGATTTTTGTTCCAAGCCGCGGCGGCATCAGCCACAATCCAGCGGAATTCACATACCCGCGCGAAATGGCAGAAGGCGTCAAAGTACTTGCTCTCGCTTTGCATAAACTAGCTTACTGA
- a CDS encoding chromate transporter yields the protein MIYWKIFMANFVANLLGYGGGPATIPLLEHEVVERYGWFTTNEFSELVALGNGLPGPIATKMAAYIGYEQGGILGALIGLFATVAPSMILMLALLGILMKYKHSPKVQRLAQYVRPAIAVLLAVMAYDFFFSSYEVAGFWHMAFIAVVSFLLLEKFKVNPVFVVIGALIYGGILLG from the coding sequence ATGATTTATTGGAAGATCTTCATGGCAAACTTTGTTGCGAATCTTCTTGGATATGGGGGTGGTCCTGCTACCATCCCATTGCTGGAACATGAGGTAGTAGAACGGTATGGCTGGTTTACGACAAATGAATTCAGCGAGCTTGTTGCCCTTGGAAATGGTTTGCCTGGTCCGATTGCGACGAAGATGGCCGCTTACATTGGATACGAGCAGGGTGGTATTCTTGGTGCATTGATTGGCCTGTTCGCAACTGTTGCTCCATCTATGATTCTCATGTTAGCTTTGCTCGGAATCCTCATGAAGTATAAGCATTCTCCTAAAGTTCAGCGTCTTGCTCAGTATGTGCGTCCGGCAATTGCAGTTCTGCTAGCTGTCATGGCTTATGATTTCTTCTTTAGCTCTTATGAAGTTGCCGGTTTCTGGCATATGGCTTTTATTGCAGTTGTCAGTTTCCTGTTGCTGGAGAAGTTCAAAGTAAATCCCGTTTTTGTCGTAATCGGTGCCCTTATTTATGGCGGAATCCTGCTTGGATAA
- a CDS encoding urea transporter → MAAIQRLTIASLKNISQVILIENPFSGLLILAGIFISSWQLGTIAAIASLLATATAYFLKADSALTQHGLLGFNSILTGMALYLFMTGPNRWWIAICGALIAVIVTAAFMEMFKESTLPPLTFPFIILTWAMLMMSYRLGTFNLTSALVPQFLSHEKLARISVPDWPEALINGYGQIFFIEHNLSCILILAAVFVSGWRSGFFVIGANLVAIAVAILLGADQVLIGKGLYGYNAILAVMAVSIAMPAAQPKNKPILSGFIAAALTVFITASVSAIMQPYGLPALTLPFVLVTWIMVAARRVLPGL, encoded by the coding sequence ATGGCAGCAATTCAGAGATTGACGATCGCATCATTGAAAAACATTTCCCAAGTCATTCTAATTGAAAACCCGTTCTCAGGTTTGCTCATCCTTGCGGGTATTTTCATTTCTTCTTGGCAGCTTGGAACAATCGCAGCAATTGCATCACTGCTCGCCACTGCAACTGCATATTTTTTGAAGGCGGATTCCGCATTGACTCAGCATGGACTTCTCGGCTTCAATTCCATACTGACTGGTATGGCACTCTATCTATTTATGACTGGACCAAATAGATGGTGGATTGCCATTTGTGGAGCCTTAATCGCAGTTATTGTGACAGCTGCATTCATGGAAATGTTCAAGGAATCCACACTTCCTCCATTGACTTTTCCATTCATCATTCTAACGTGGGCCATGCTCATGATGTCATACAGACTCGGTACATTCAATTTGACATCAGCACTTGTACCACAGTTCCTCTCTCATGAAAAACTAGCGAGAATTTCCGTGCCTGACTGGCCTGAAGCATTAATTAACGGTTATGGACAGATTTTCTTTATAGAGCACAATCTTTCATGCATTCTTATTCTGGCAGCTGTATTCGTTTCCGGATGGAGAAGTGGCTTTTTTGTCATAGGAGCCAATTTGGTTGCAATTGCTGTCGCCATTCTTTTGGGCGCTGACCAGGTACTGATTGGGAAAGGACTGTATGGATATAATGCGATACTTGCAGTTATGGCTGTTTCCATAGCAATGCCCGCAGCCCAGCCGAAGAACAAGCCGATTCTCTCCGGATTCATTGCTGCAGCGTTAACTGTCTTCATCACTGCAAGTGTTAGTGCAATCATGCAGCCGTATGGTTTACCGGCACTCACTTTACCGTTTGTACTCGTAACATGGATTATGGTTGCAGCAAGACGTGTCCTGCCGGGACTATAA
- the metA gene encoding homoserine O-acetyltransferase MetA — protein sequence MPINIPKQLPAGEILRKEKIFVMDESRANTQDIRPLNIIILNLMPEKERTELQLLRLLGNTPLQVNISFLHTATHESKNVSKTHLDAFYKTFDEVKERRFDGMIITGAPVEHLQFEDVNYWEELKDIMEWTNTNVTSVFHICWGAQAALYYHYGIGKHSLPGKCTGVYNHRLNEPKLELVRGFDDVFKAPVSRYTSVHKEDIEQHPDLVLVSDSDEAGVFLIMSKDGKHIMVTGHLEYDADTLLEEYKRDNAKGLNPCVPKYYLPNDDVTQAPLNTWRSHTHLLYSNWLNYYVYQLTPFNWE from the coding sequence TTGCCGATTAATATACCAAAACAGCTGCCTGCAGGAGAGATACTAAGAAAAGAGAAAATTTTCGTCATGGATGAGTCTAGAGCGAATACACAGGATATTCGTCCCTTGAATATCATCATTCTTAACCTGATGCCGGAGAAAGAAAGGACGGAATTGCAGCTTCTGCGTCTTCTGGGCAATACGCCGCTGCAAGTAAACATCTCCTTTTTACATACGGCTACACATGAATCGAAAAATGTCAGCAAAACGCATCTTGATGCTTTCTATAAAACATTTGATGAAGTAAAAGAGCGCCGTTTCGACGGGATGATCATTACAGGTGCACCTGTCGAACACCTTCAATTTGAAGATGTGAATTATTGGGAAGAGCTCAAGGATATCATGGAATGGACGAATACGAACGTGACATCTGTATTCCATATATGTTGGGGTGCACAGGCAGCACTCTATTATCATTACGGTATCGGTAAGCACAGTTTGCCAGGAAAATGTACTGGTGTTTATAACCACCGGCTTAACGAACCGAAACTGGAGCTTGTCAGAGGTTTTGATGATGTATTTAAAGCGCCGGTCTCCCGTTATACATCAGTTCATAAAGAAGATATTGAACAGCATCCAGACCTCGTGCTCGTTTCCGATTCAGATGAGGCCGGTGTGTTTCTGATTATGTCTAAAGATGGCAAGCATATCATGGTAACAGGCCATCTTGAATATGATGCGGATACATTGCTGGAAGAATATAAGCGTGATAACGCCAAGGGACTGAATCCTTGTGTGCCGAAATATTATTTACCTAATGATGATGTGACTCAGGCGCCTTTGAATACATGGCGTTCGCATACACATTTGCTATATTCGAACTGGCTTAATTATTACGTATATCAGCTTACACCATTTAACTGGGAATGA
- a CDS encoding M20/M25/M40 family metallo-hydrolase: protein MGSAMTETKQHIYDWIDQGQEKIIRFVQELVSVPSDNPPGDCREIAEFIERKLKEFGLDNTQKLEVDLSDAKVRGLASAQNIVSVHKFGQSNHPEIVLNAYGDTVPPGQGWTHDPYDGDIENGAIYGRGAALSKSDIAAYAFALIALKETVSDDLSGKVGLAITFDGESGGFLGPQWLLKQKFIEPDMAITSGFAHSILNAHSGCLQLRIEVNGQSAHAASQETAHDALEAMTAIMQAFYDYRKGLSNMKSAIRGIKSPTLAIGQIEGGTSANVIPDRCVITVDRRFIPGENGEEIEAELRDIAEKACEPYKGITLIVERILIADTFGPTSETTPLIQALGDNWKEVFKSDNLKIGGIPLYADSRFYSRYGIPTVMYGAGPRTIEEANGYRADEHVQIDDLIRATKVIASTLYDLLSNSK from the coding sequence ATGGGCTCTGCAATGACAGAAACGAAACAGCATATTTATGATTGGATAGATCAAGGACAAGAAAAAATCATTAGATTTGTTCAGGAATTGGTCTCTGTCCCATCTGATAATCCGCCGGGTGACTGCAGAGAAATCGCAGAGTTTATTGAACGTAAGCTAAAAGAGTTTGGTCTGGATAATACCCAAAAATTGGAAGTAGATCTTTCCGACGCAAAAGTACGCGGCTTGGCAAGTGCCCAAAATATAGTGTCAGTACATAAATTTGGCCAAAGCAACCATCCTGAAATTGTGCTAAATGCATACGGAGATACTGTGCCGCCCGGTCAAGGATGGACCCATGACCCGTATGATGGTGATATAGAGAATGGGGCAATTTATGGGAGAGGTGCAGCATTGTCGAAATCAGACATAGCAGCTTATGCTTTTGCTCTGATTGCATTGAAAGAGACAGTCTCAGATGATTTATCTGGAAAAGTGGGGCTGGCTATTACATTTGATGGAGAATCAGGTGGTTTTCTCGGTCCACAATGGCTTTTAAAGCAAAAATTCATTGAGCCGGATATGGCTATTACGTCTGGTTTTGCCCATTCGATCCTCAATGCTCACAGTGGATGTTTGCAATTAAGGATTGAAGTGAATGGACAATCAGCACATGCGGCATCTCAGGAGACGGCTCATGATGCGCTTGAAGCTATGACGGCAATTATGCAGGCATTTTATGACTATCGCAAAGGTCTTTCGAATATGAAGTCGGCAATTCGAGGAATTAAGTCTCCTACATTGGCTATTGGTCAAATTGAAGGTGGGACGAGTGCGAACGTTATTCCAGACCGTTGTGTAATTACAGTTGACCGCCGTTTTATTCCAGGAGAAAATGGGGAGGAAATTGAAGCGGAACTTCGTGATATTGCTGAGAAGGCATGTGAGCCTTACAAAGGGATTACTCTCATTGTTGAGCGGATTCTAATTGCAGATACGTTTGGCCCGACTTCGGAGACGACCCCTCTGATTCAAGCTTTAGGAGACAACTGGAAAGAGGTATTCAAAAGCGATAACCTAAAAATAGGCGGAATTCCGTTGTACGCTGATTCGAGATTCTATTCAAGGTATGGTATTCCGACTGTTATGTACGGAGCCGGTCCGCGAACAATAGAAGAAGCAAATGGCTATAGGGCAGATGAACATGTGCAAATAGATGATCTGATACGTGCTACAAAAGTTATCGCATCTACTCTATATGATTTGCTGAGCAATTCAAAATGA
- a CDS encoding pyridoxal-phosphate-dependent aminotransferase family protein — MAYSELVVPKHSIMTPGPVEADPRVLQAMANPIIGQFDPALLHMMDETKELLKYVFKTNNKEAFPVSGTARSGAEAVLNSIIEPGDKVLVPSFGRFGYLLAEMVERSGADMKLLEQEWGKIYDPEELIKEIKEFGPKVVAIVHGESSTGALQPLEEVGKFCRENDILFVVDCVPTLGGVEFKTDEWNIDAAISGTQKCLAVPTGYSPLTYNDRVGKILEERKKIEMGLDLKSENPRRIQSNYLDLSQIQEYWGPSRLNHHTEPTTLLYGLREGLRLIQEEGIDNRIKRHTIHGEALVKGLQASGVKIFNDLDTKMPVVTLVETPEGVDEAKIRATMVNDFGIEIAGGFGPLAGKTFRIGNMGYGCRKDNILGCLAALEATLVYHGAKGINVGDGVQAAMEFYKNLGDDQPAV; from the coding sequence ATGGCATATTCTGAATTGGTAGTACCAAAACATTCAATCATGACACCAGGTCCAGTAGAGGCGGATCCACGCGTACTTCAAGCGATGGCTAACCCAATCATTGGTCAATTCGATCCAGCTTTGCTTCACATGATGGACGAAACAAAAGAATTGTTGAAGTATGTATTCAAAACAAACAACAAAGAAGCATTCCCAGTAAGTGGTACTGCGCGTTCTGGTGCAGAAGCTGTCCTTAACTCAATCATCGAGCCTGGTGATAAAGTTTTGGTTCCTTCATTCGGTCGTTTCGGTTACCTTCTAGCTGAAATGGTAGAGCGTAGCGGTGCTGATATGAAGCTTTTGGAACAAGAATGGGGTAAGATTTACGATCCGGAAGAATTGATTAAAGAAATCAAGGAATTCGGCCCGAAAGTCGTTGCAATCGTTCACGGTGAATCTTCAACAGGTGCATTGCAGCCACTTGAAGAAGTTGGTAAATTCTGCCGCGAGAATGACATTCTTTTCGTAGTAGACTGTGTGCCGACTCTTGGTGGTGTTGAATTCAAGACTGATGAGTGGAACATTGATGCAGCTATTTCTGGTACTCAGAAGTGTCTTGCAGTTCCAACTGGTTATTCTCCACTTACTTATAACGATCGTGTTGGTAAGATTCTTGAAGAACGTAAGAAGATTGAAATGGGTCTTGACTTGAAGTCAGAGAACCCACGCCGTATCCAGAGTAACTACCTTGACTTGAGCCAGATCCAGGAATACTGGGGACCAAGCCGCTTGAACCACCATACTGAGCCAACTACATTGCTTTACGGTCTTCGTGAAGGTCTTCGTCTAATCCAAGAAGAGGGCATTGACAACCGTATTAAGCGCCATACAATTCATGGTGAAGCTCTAGTTAAAGGTCTTCAAGCTTCAGGTGTTAAGATCTTCAACGATCTTGATACAAAAATGCCTGTTGTTACATTGGTTGAAACTCCAGAGGGCGTTGATGAAGCTAAAATCCGCGCTACAATGGTTAACGACTTCGGAATCGAAATCGCTGGTGGTTTCGGACCACTTGCAGGCAAAACATTCCGTATCGGAAACATGGGTTACGGTTGCCGCAAAGACAACATCCTTGGTTGCCTTGCTGCTCTTGAAGCTACACTTGTTTACCACGGTGCTAAAGGAATCAATGTTGGTGACGGTGTACAAGCTGCAATGGAATTCTACAAGAACCTTGGTGACGATCAGCCAGCAGTTTAA